TCACCTCATGCATCCACTAGATCGAGCTTGGCTCGTTTAATATATAGTTAAAGTTCAAAAATACCTATAGGCTCGAGTTTGGCTTGCTTGTTGCACGGTTGAATATCTAACAGTCCTTTTTCTGGATCAAAATTCAAGTAGCTCACACGTAGCTCGGCTTATTATCTGATTTCAGGTTCATCGAGCATCAAAGTGAGGGACAATGCGACCGGGAATGCTTATGATGTTGTCGCCCACGACATATCTTTCGATTCCACCAATTTGAGAGCTGACATTGTTTCTACCCTTATGTTAGTAGCCGTTGTTCTCAGCCTGATCGTGTGAGCACTCGAACGAGAAGCATATGGTCGTTTCGTATAGTGAATGGCTTGGCCATGGATCGGATCTCCATGTTGCAAGGTGAAATGTAGTGTCTAAGAATGGTGGAAATGTGAGAATAGTTTCTTTTACGTTAATCCTCAAGAGATTGCTGCTTTTAAAAGATTTGATTGAAATGTGAGACTTATTTCATTTTGATGGTATAGAAATTACCCAAGCAATGTAAAGTGAATGACTTCAGTTTCTTTCATTTGttccatttatagaaagttCACCCAACCTTATATAGTATatacaatttatactactaagatctaccattaaacactaataataatatgggtctcattatccactaacactattttaactatccTTTTttcacatctctcttactttgttaattatgcattaattttcATGTCATCCCAAATGTtcttattttatactactactttttttaggccggagggagtataattgaACATTAATATTAATGTGGAAATTTTGAATGGGAGTAGCACATGTTGCGAGAAAAAATTCTCAGTCTATGTATACCACATGGCAATCTTATTTGGTGTGCCTCACTAATGATATCTTGCCAAATAGAAATATATAGCATACATGGCTAAATGATCATAATGACATAATATGATGCGTTTAGGAAATTTTTATATTcccatatatacacacacaataagcttaaattattaatcattcattttaattaaaaaagtcGTTAACTGCTATTGAGATTTAGTAAGCAAACTCTTTTTTGTATTAtgcttttttttttcacttgagtgtcatatttattcatttttatggaGGCATAAATATTTGGAAAAAGACATTCTCCTGTAATATAATGGAAACCATCCCTATTCCATAGTATACAATTTCTTTTAGCGTGAACACTAAAATGATTATCATATTGCACCACCAATTTATTAATCGAgactgattttttttatattgatatctttataaaatataaattatatttatttattttatggggatatttatctttttattgatgtattcataaattaaaatatcttaacattgcacacaataaatttaatatatgaaTTACTATAAACTATATAAAGATTATATGTTAAgttaaaatattgattaaaatagttaataataataaaacgatCTTGATGGATTTTatacaataaataatatatgaataaaatttattatgaatttaaaaaatttaaattctactactatttattagGGTATTCAAATTAAGGATTACAATCTTATTTTATGCAATTAAAATAAGATTATCTTAATAAAGAAACACCAACTATAAATCTAAGAAGATAGTAAAACTTTAGTAGGCATAAATATGTCGTCTTTAATTTATAGTAGTTACTTAACTGtaaaaaataattgtaaaatAATGAAGATAAAAGTTAAACATATAGTATGAagatatatttaataaattataaatatagtgaAGAATATATTTACTTGAACAAAAAAAAGACCAAATTTTGATACATACGATTCTAGAAAATTATGCGatgaagaataaaatatgaataaatatgtactcaagtaaaaaaagaaaaaaaaaacataatataaaAAGAGTGTGATTATCAAATCTCAATTGACAGTTAATGTcttttttaattgaaatgaaTGATTAATAATTTAAGCGTATTGTGTATATATGGTTGTGTATATTATATATGGAAACAtaaaaattttcttaaattatcatattatgccaTTATAATCATTTGGCTATATATGTTATACATTTTCATTTGGCAAGATATCATTAGTGAGGCACACCAAATAAGATTGCCATGTGGTCGGGAATTTTTCTCCACATGTTGCACTCAAGGATGACGTGGTCCATATATTTGTCTATTGCAACTTGTTATATTTGTGTCtgtgtcattttttattttaattttttatttgttcacGTTTAGTAGTCCAATTTCGAAGACAATTCCATGCTTCTATGCATTGTAATTTCACGCACAAAATTATGAAAcaacattacaaaaaaaaataccaatGTAACTTACCAAATAAAGTTTAGCTAAATTTTGCAATTTGTACTTAGCCTTAATTAATGACgagttttgttttatttatttttcttgaacTACTCACTACACGCACCTCTTCAATTATTTATCAATAaggccatctccaaccatttacaccaaactcaaacctaTTTTTTAGTATGAGTCACGCCAAAAAGTAGTTTTACTCCAATTATTTACTCCAAATTCAAACCCAAAAAAATATTCCATATTTATATACTTTATATACATTTTTAATTAtacctacatatttatttaaattacatatTCGTCCCACAATATTGGAAGATCCGGTTCTGATTTACCAGATTATTagattatatttttcattttattataataatttgttGTTCTgtgttttactttatttaatgcATTGAGGTTTAACTTGCTTTCTTAATAAAGACTTGCACTTGTTGTGCGACATCCATCCATAGCTCTTTAGTAATGAATGAATCTCATCTAAATAActtataaactatttatacataATTGAAACTTCTAAACTATTGACGCATAATTGTGATGGTAAGCAATAATAACAAGATTTTTTTAGCAATATTCATTCATATATTTGTAAATTTATTAGTTATTATTTGccccaaaaaaaatactcccatCGTCCACAAAACATAGATcacaattttcatttttggacgtccacaaaaaatagatcacAGTTATTTATGATAAGTTTTCAACAAACAATAAccatacacatcattttatttaccacttatgccattaaacactactaataatatgaacctcacattccactaacactacatctctcttacttttttcccttctaccttactttatcaattctacattaaaataTCATCTGTGCCATATACAAagtgatctattttttgtgAATGGAGGGTGTATTATTTATTAGAATATGGTCAACTTGCTACtttctatttaattatttttctacgGAAAAATATTtgcaaattcaaataaaaaagtgTGTGAACAGATTTCCTAGACCCTACCTAGTACATCACACGCCAACATATCTGTACTCAATATCCATAGCTCTACTCAATATTTGCAAATTATGTCGGCTGATTCAATTTATCAAGTTCTCCGGTACACAAATTATGGCCGGCTGATTCAACTacctcaaaataataataaggaGTATTATGTAATATTTAAAACCTGATGCTCAATTTTGGTGTTTATTGCAATCAAAAATATTACTCTAAATAAGTTGTGATTTCAAGAAATTATAATGgtcgaaaataaaaataaaaatattgaaaaacaGCAATAATTATGAGCTAGGAAGCTTGAATAGCATCCCACACATTTAGTAGTTTGAAGACTTGGGAATGAAACTAGCTACTCCTATTGATTTAGCAAATGTCTTTTCCTAGATTGAGTGTGGTGTTGAATTGGTGGTTGGTCTGAGAAAGAGACAAGCCACTGCACAATCATCAACCTCGGCATTTGGATGCTCATTCGTCCATACTGCAACTGCTGCATCCACTACTGCTTTAGCTGCCGAGCGTCTAGGCCTCGTGGCCACGATAGCTACCACTTGCTCGATCGGGAGCACCTCCCATACCTAAGATTCAAAATGAACTACTGTAGTAGataatttatagaaaaataGTAGGTAGAGATGTTAGCTAGGTAGTTACCTCGCCCGTTGCTAACACTACAAAGTCGTCTTGATCAGTGATGCGCCTGTGGTAGATAATAGGTCCGAGTATGATGTCGCGAGCGTCCTTGCGATTGTGTGGCTTAGCTAATGTACGACAATTTTGGATAGGCTTGAGATTGGCAGTCAAGCGCACTGCAATTAATGCATTATTCTTGTCTCTCATCCCTACCACAGCTCCCGAGTTCCCAATTTGTGCAATTGTAAGATCTTCCCCCTATagaataatactactaaataaTCTCAAGCCAAGCCATTATATGTAGTGTAGTGGTGTTAGACTGTTagaaattgaaactaaaaaacatAATACAATGTATAAAGAGAACTGGAAcctatggatttctatcattgACGATGGAATTGTACTATTATTAAGTAATGAACAAATGTGTGAACCTGTTTACAGAGGGTGATTGCTGTAGTAGTCGTACTGCAGTAGCAATCAAAATTGGTGTCTTGGCCCGTCGCATCGACAACATTTTGGACAACCTTACTAAGGTAAGGCATAGGGCCAGGGCGGTATTGCGCCATACAGAAGCTCGACTCTATCCTCCCATGCCCGAACTGCAATGCTGCAATTCATTATAACTATACAATACAATACAACACGATGCAATTTCAATACAATATAAATTGCTGTCATTTTTCATGTTGGGAAGTTCTTGACTCATTTCTATATATGGTAATACTTTTttcactcttattttactctcttaaAACACTAAATATTCATTCTTAAACTCGTTTCGCTTCAACTATGAGGAGTACAGTACAATACAATAGAATAGAATGACAATAGAATAGAATGATGTAATGAGATTGAGAAGACGTGTGTTTGCTAATAACCTGCGTAAAAATCCGGGGATTATGCATGGACAGACTTTGGGAGGAAAAGCAGCATCCCATGGTTGATGAATCAGAGTGATGATAttcaatacaaatacaaataggTACTCCTCCTTATGCTCTCATCTCTcaatatatatactaataaatcgcctatttaaatttttgaatcTCAGCTTCTCGACCTAATTTTGGATTTGTTAAAGTGGTAACGGGATTATGATCCAAACTATATTTCCTATCCATATTCAACTATCCCCTAAAAGTAGCTGCACTATTAACTAATTATTTGGGATTATATATTTCACTTCCcactataaattatttttatgtggttttacaattattttttagaattaatCAAATTTGAGCTCGTAATTCATATTCATAGTTCTTCTCGCATCAATACAATCACGTAGTATAGGCAAGATACTTCCATTTTTAATAGAGAAATGTGTGTGCATaagtataaatttattgtatGGAGTAGAAAAATTCAGACTAAGACTTCAActaacttattttattattcatattgatatatataaatttaatttctatagCTTTAGTGTTGCTAATTAATTCATATACTATCCAAAACAAAATTGGATATACTTCCTTTGTTCTAAGAAAATAGGTACTCCTTCCGTttctaaaaaatagaaattctttcattttttggtCCGTtacctaaaaatagaaacttttcattttaggaaatgaAACCCACAACCCAATAACACTATCCAATACTTTTCCTCCTCGTCTTTCTTACATTACcaatttttgcattaaaacccgtgcagttttcaaaattcatatttttaggaAACTGATGCGAAACATATTTCCTATACTTCCCCCCGTAGactaaatatttttatgttatttgtaACTCATcaagtcgtgctttgagtgtagttttgGGTGTTAGAAGTTGGAAGTTCGTCGGAAATGCACAGCTGAGAAGGTATAAgaaacacccggccgggtgaatttccaAACtcaaatcacccggccgggtgaatggCGGAAGGCATGTGGAGTCCAGaaacttcgcccggtcgggcgattctctTCTgccaaacgcccggtcgggcgttttcgcGAAGCTTGATGACTCTAGAacaaacacccggtcgggtgattttCCGCAGAcaaaacacccggccgggtgaatttctcGCGTAGCAGTTTCTTGAGCAGTTTGGGCGGTTTTGCTTGGGCAATAAAAGAGCACGTTTTGGAGGATTTTAGAGGGACGACTGGgacgagagaaagagaggaagagaggaagattGGAGGTGCAATCATTCAACTTCCATCATCCCGGAGGAGATTTACTACCATCTACACATCAATCTCTTGAGTTCTATGGTTCTTCTTTATTGGTTGTggatgtgtaactaaactcctACATTGCTCCTAATTTGTGAAAGATGTGAATTACTTTTGGATTCTATGGATTAATATTAATTCATGATCTTTTTCTATGGTGCTCTTtacattgaattataattccggCCTGATTTATTATTCAATCTTGTCTTTTagccaatgtctctttaacttggttaAAAGGTGGAAACATAGATAAAGAGTTTGAGATTCGTATCGTGTTCAGCATATGAATCTTGGATAAGTTAATTTACATGTCGTTACAATAATTGTTGGATATTTACCACGCTTCCGTAGGAATGTctaattgattttgtaaatgaatcatGTACGTTGGAACTTAGAAGTTGGGTTAGAGCTTACTATGCGTCTGTATGAGTGATAATCTGATGAGTACAAATTTAATCTTAGTGTTCAGCAAGGTTAAATTCAAGTATCTATGAACATGTTCAGTGTGAGTAGAATGAACGAGATTATTACAACTTTCATTAGATTAATCTTTAATCTATAGGTTAATTGATTCATTAAGTTAATTCACATCTGGAGCATATTAGGAACAATGTTCTCAATACTGGCATTGGACACTTCTGACAAGTATCCGGCGTTCATTTAAATGTCAAAATGTTCATCCCCTCGTACCTACCAAAGTCCAACATTCGAATGAACAAGAAACTTCGGCAAATTGTCAATGTATGAAAGTGATGTTATAATTGCAATTTGGCCTAAAAACTCACATTTCAAATgcaaatagtactactatgaGATATGTTTGCCTCTTTCTCTCTATACCCATTGATTAATTTCTCGACTACGAGAAGCAAAATACATACCACAGTAAACAAAGacagtaaaaaaataaaacgcGTCAAGGTAAGCAAGCAATCCTTTGATATATGACAATAAATTTATTTCAGTCACAACAAATACGCACCCCAGTAAACAAAGACAGAAGGAGATACCTAAACTTGGAACCTTGCCTAGATTCAAGAACAACACCAAACCAATTTTGCAATACACCAAAATCAACTCGATTTAAAGACTTATCAGTGTCAACAACACCCCTATGTGGCAACCAAGTTTGATCAGTTTCAAACAACTCAAAGATAAAGTAACACAAGTTCAAACCAAATCAGACAGTAGAAATACTTCATTACTCAATCAGCTTGTGAATTGTCTTCATGTCAACTGCTTCATTTATCGTCCCTTTCTCGACGTGATCCCACCACTTGAACAAGAAGTTATCGACCACTAGCCTGAACCACGGGAAAGCTTCAAGCCCCCCTCTCCGGCATCTGCTTTCCGCAGAAGCTCCTTCAGCTCTTCCCGGTTCACATATTTCACATCCTGAACTTCGTCTGGATTTGGATGCACGCTCACATCCCGGACAATGAAAAGGAGATAATCCACTGCAAATATCAAGAAACGTCACCATGTACTCAAAACATAATCATGTAAAAAGTGATTGATGCATATAAAGCAAGCTACTTACATTCATGCTCTCCCCATTTTCCATCGGATGGGGCTTTGTACAGCATACGCCCCAAAGGAACGAACTGGTCGACTGGGACATCTTCAGCAGGGATGCCAAGTTCATCCAATAGCTTCCTTTGAGCAGCATTCCTCACACCTTGAATTCAAGATTGGGTCAGAAAGAGGTGTTTGTGTTCAGACAAGAGGTGCTTGTAATTGAATTATGAGCATAATTAAATACCAAGAGCATTTTCTTCGATAAGCTCAGAATCCCGGTATAGTGGATGACTGCAGCAGGTGTTTGTCCACACCAACGGAAAAGTAACCTTAGTTGTAGATCGTTGCTGCACAAGATCAAAGAAGACAAAATGAATCAGTTGCTAGAAGGTAGCACCCTCATCGCAGAGGTTATATGGGTATCGGAGAGTAACTGTGCAGCATGTGCGGATTAGAGCACAACAACGAAGAGCTTTCAGGCAATGGGTGGCAATGGATAAATCCTTATATTTTATCTCCAAGCAATAAAACAGCAGCATATGCTTGGAGATACGGGCATAAAACAACTATGGTGAGCAAAAGCCTCCAGCCTATAGCTTGTGTATTGGCTACATACACTTTCGAGATATTGAAAAGGGAGCACGTCCTGTTTTTCAGAATCACCAAACACCCTCTTCAACATTTTGTGTAtctatatatagtatatacacAAAGAGCTGAAAGTAAGGTTTCCTACATATATACATCTCAACATTTTGTACATTTATCTACCAATCTTTCATGCATATACGAACACCGCAGTTTTCCAGATAATAAGAAAAGTCAACACCACAGATCTACATGGCATGAATGTATATGCGGTGAGTGCACAAATCACAATCTAGGTAGATATACCTGAAGCAATAGCTCGTATTTGGAGTTAAACAGGAAGACACTGAAAGCTCTGTGCAACAAATTTAGAGCCTCGATTTTTTCCATCAGATGACCTTGCACATTAGAGAGATTTCCGGGTCAATAATAACAGAGCACCAGAAATACTTCCACAAACACAAAAGTAGCATTAGGAATCGAGGGACCCAAAAGTCAAATTGTTAACAATCAAGCAGGAAACGGCGAAACTACTTAAAGCTTCCCATCTGTTGGTATACAACTTGAGCTAAATATAACAACTTGAGCTCTACCAAAGAACATATAATAAACCAAAACACCCATACCTCATACCGCTAGTGGATCCAATATTTCTCGAATAGCAAAAGTGTTAAATCAGCAACACTAACGGAGGCACAAGACTCTACGAATCAAACGTGCTAAATATCCCACAGAGTTGCTATGATCGAAAAACTAAAGATGAGGATTAAGAAACTATGACTTACAATTGTACTTGGATTCATGGCCAACCACGTGATCATTCTCATCAACCAATATGCATCTACAGAgacaataattaaccaaaaccAATCAGAAAAATCCCTAGTAGCAGCACACCCCTGATTGTAAAAGAGAGATCATTTTTTCACTCAGGCAAATAAATATTCATTTGATGAGTACAAACGAAACTTAAACATGAACAGGCCACCATTTTTCATGAAGAAAGTGAAATAGTAAAGGCAAATCATTTCAGtgaataaaaagaagaaaaggacagattaaaatcaaaataaaaaagacaaaaaaaagaggaaattgACATGATCAAGCTCATTCCACCATCAATTCGACATCAATAATAGTTTCAAATCAGAAACTCAGCTGAGCCCAGATAATCAAAATGTTCGAAAATCCACATCAATAACCCCAAGATCCAATAACACGTCAATGTAAtgtatacaaaaaaaaacaaaatcaaaagatAGGGCACAAACTCGTCTTCAAACATGAGGCGCCTCTGCACGGCGTCCATGGCGGCGACGTCATCCATAGTTGAGGTAGCGGAGGCGGCGAAACGTAGGCGGAAAGGGGTGGGTTTAGGATGGGAGAGAGGCCTACAGGAAGTGGGTTTAAAAAGGAGAGATTTGAGCGGAGAAATCGatgaagttgaagaagaagcagCGGCAGCTGTGGAAGCAGCCACCAATTTTTGAATCGGGATGGTCAAGGACgacattttactttttttagtgGAAAAAATATGGCATTTTTGTTAATGGGCTTTCTTTTTAGGTAGAAAAAACAGGATTAATTTTTCATTTAGCAAAGAACAGAGTACAGTTGCGGCGTCAGCGGCAGTGGAGTTCGACTGCCCAAATCTCCGCCAGGTGCCAGCAAAAatctattctatttttattatttcatttaaaactcaaATGAGACCGGAATAAATTGAgctttaatattatttaaatttttttcaaaataaattattttatttgtcaaatTTCGAATATTATAAAATCATCTTAAGCTTAAATTATAGTGTACCTAAATTGAGTTTTAGtgtaaaatttaaatagtttAGTTTGTCTCctttgtattaaaaaaatatattatactgGAATATTTGTCGTATAATTAGAGTGGTAGTGTAAAAAGAGAACATAACTATATCATAGAGTGGTCAATTACATTTAtttaactaatttattttttatacctCACATGCTAAAAATGATTTAGCATTACAATGGTTAATTAAATTTTAggataattattatttaatagtatATACTTTTAGTTGATTTTGGATctatactttttaaaattaaaataaaaaatcaccaCTTTTCAACCTTTGTAGATTGTCCTCAAGTTACGttaatttttttagagtgaactGCATAAAAGGGCCCTGACTTTTCGCCCTGTAACAGCACATGGccttaatatttaaaaatcacGTCACAGTTATCtaacaaattatataattaCAAATGAGATTTTTTCGGACCATAATACCCTCAGCCTctaaaagggtattttcgtcaaACACTGACGCCGCCCCCTGCATGCAGTCTGCTTCATGTAcctatttacttttttattttatgtattcaattcttataaatatgcatcttttattgattttaaaatatatcttataaataaataagaatattcaaaaaattaataattaatagcAGTATttcattgatttaattttattttgagtttttttttcattttatcgtATAAACTTAATTGTTTTGTGGAATAATAAAAATTGTATTATACTAGTATAGAAAATTGTGGAAACCATAAACAAACTACACAATTACTGAAGGTACAGCTGAATTATACATCGCCACAGCAATTCCGCCAACAATTTTAAATCAAAAAGTTACAGAAAAAAACGGAGAATACAAAATCCAATTGCCACGGAAAAAAGTAAccttcaaaattcaaatcgCATAATCTACTGATCTCCGATGAAATTCTCAATCTAGACGATTTCGAGCATACGCACACATATATGTACATATATTCAATCATAATCATACACTAAACCAAACCCTAGTCGAAAAAACAAATGCAAAAATAACTCAAAAACACACAGAAATCACAAAAATTCTAAGCGGACGATCCAGAAACAACTCCGGCGGAGCAGAGGAAATTCTCGTTGTAGCTGACGACGGCGCCTTCGTCGGCCGAGACCTTCCGAGAGTAGCCGTGTAAGTCAGCGACGTCGCTCCGGCGCCGGAGAGGACGTCCTCGCCGTGGACGAACATCCAGCCGCTGCACTCCTGATTGTTCGTCAATTTGCTCTGGAAGTGGTcgatcttcttctcctcctgGTACGACACCTCCAGCTCCGTCGACACGAGGTAGTTATCCGGTCCAGATCCGGCGACCGACGTTGTCTTCAGCTCCAGCGGGTCGACCGACCGATGAAATTGAAAGAAAATAGGAGAATGGAAAAGTACACTCTATATGTTTGACATCTCTGAAACAGCAGACAATGCGCAGAATAGGTGGTAAAGATACTAAATTGTCCTTCAGCCCATTTGGACATTTCGCCCGAAAATTGGCAAAATATGCTTAGATTTATGATTATATAATTTGTTAACTAcgtaatttttaaatattagggCCCTCTGCTATCACAGAGCGAAAAATTCGGCCCTTTTATAcagttctttcttctttttttttttataaaaaatgaagtTCAAGTTAAACGATTATAATTTTGGGATGATCAAAAGTCAACTAAATATTACTGtgtaatttaattagtaattatTCCTTAGATATTGTAACCTTTAAACCACCAAATTGCGCCGAGGGCGTATCTTGTGTGTAGGTTGACCAAGCGGTGGAAAGGTTAATTTATAAGGCCAAAAGTCTTAGATTAAGTCCTCCGTAATAtggattttaaatttaaatttatttccaTAAAAAAACATGTACTTATCGTGTGATTTCATTTATACTAttccatatttaaaaaaaaaaaaaagaagcaagaAAAAGTTTGTATACAATCTTATACTAATAGTATTCATCTAAAGTCCATAATTTTGCCAACCTTTCATTTTCAGTTGCTACATATATTCCACATTTTGTCACACAAATGAAAAAGATAGGTAAACTATGTGACTATTGGATGGGAGTGGGATAGATGACTAATCATAACAAGAAAATGAGACtattaattttcatttcataCACCAAACATATTATAATCACAAGATAAAGGTGTTGCAGAATAACAGGGCAAGCATTAATTAGTGCACTAACatttatgattatttaatatttatatccCACTGATTGAGTATTCCTTTGTAAGTAGGTTTATTTTTTGGACAAGTTTTCAAATTTCATGTCCGAATATTATACTACTATGAGTAtgaatttcatataaaaaagtATTAATCAGAGTAATTTGTACATGAATAATAGTATGGCTgaattactactataataaaTGAGTGCGTGAGAAACATGATCAAGAATGTGAACAGGGAacatgtttatttaatttttaatgaacTTGATGGGAAGTCCATAATTGACtttaaatatttgaaaaagAGAGAAATCTGAAATGGAGAGACATTAATTGGTTACAAGAATAAAGTCTATTCAAAGATGGCTGGCTGCATGTATagacaaataaatttataaataaatcacaaaaataAATGAATGGACAACACAGTTGAATCTTATGAATATGAAGTAAAGATTTTAGATGTACTGtcattaataaaatgatatttacTAAGTTTGATATGTGTAAGATATCAAACACATTATACACTTTACAAGTATATTGATGTGTATTTTTAGAGCTTTTAAGTCAATAGAAATTTGATACTCAAGTTTAAAATAATAACTCTAAAACTACAActaactgcaagaatacagttgTTTGTAATACTTAGGGTGTCGAATCACAGGGAGGCGTACGGTTATCTAAttcgaaagcaagtaaattttgaaatttttggatTGAGAaactaaattgaaataaaacaagttaaaaataaaatgatagcaCAAAACCAAAAGATTGAGAACATTGCTCCTAATATGCTCCAGATGTGAATTAACTTAATGGACCAATTAACCTATGGATTAAAGATTAATCTAATGAAAGTTGTAATAAACTCGTTCATTCTACTCACACTGAACATATTCATAGATGCTTGAATTTAACCTTGCTGAACACTAAGATCAAATTCGTACTCATCGAAATATCACT
This genomic interval from Salvia splendens isolate huo1 unplaced genomic scaffold, SspV2 ctg84, whole genome shotgun sequence contains the following:
- the LOC121791528 gene encoding aspartic proteinase 36-like, with the protein product MQILTHIALSDKLAVYDVENQTIGWVQYNCSSSIKVRDNATGNAYDVVAHDISFDSTNLRADIVSTLMLVAVVLSLIV
- the LOC121791529 gene encoding probable protein phosphatase 2C 33 codes for the protein MGCCFSSQSLSMHNPRIFTQFGHGRIESSFCMAQYRPGPMPYLSKVVQNVVDATGQDTNFDCYCSTTTTAITLCKQGEDLTIAQIGNSGAVVGMRDKNNALIAVRLTANLKPIQNCRTLAKPHNRKDARDIILGPIIYHRRITDQDDFVVLATGEVWEVLPIEQVVAIVATRPRRSAAKAVVDAAVAVWTNEHPNAEVDDCAVACLFLRPTTNSTPHSI